The Acidimicrobiales bacterium genome has a window encoding:
- a CDS encoding LacI family DNA-binding transcriptional regulator, whose protein sequence is MERPDRPQTIKIKQVAELAGVAPSSVSRALNDHPDVSAEMRARVLAAAERLGYQPNFLAQSLRRGVSRTVGFIVRDISIPLFAGIVKGAEQALESHGYSILLTNSLREPALEAKYITVLEQRSVDGLILSLQSESSPDTLAALRRLRVPAVLLDRELPGFDLDAVVFDHAAGVRDAVASLLRLGHRHVGLVVDSARIRASRERRRGFLRAHEEAGLAPAAGAIVEVGVFSPRAALEAALSLLDAKPPPTAIVAGDSQLGVGLLTALHERRLRQGIDVDVVVCDDVDLLALMDPPISVVQRDAEEMGTVAAQLLVKRLADATAPPMVTVLPTRFIPRGSTGPAKRAGT, encoded by the coding sequence GTGGAGCGCCCCGACCGCCCGCAGACGATCAAGATCAAGCAGGTCGCCGAGCTGGCCGGCGTCGCGCCGTCCTCGGTGTCGCGTGCCCTCAACGACCACCCCGACGTGAGCGCCGAGATGCGGGCGCGGGTGCTCGCCGCGGCCGAGCGTCTCGGCTACCAGCCGAACTTCCTCGCCCAGAGCCTGCGGCGCGGCGTCTCGCGCACCGTCGGCTTCATCGTTCGCGACATCTCCATACCGCTGTTCGCCGGCATCGTGAAGGGCGCCGAGCAGGCCCTCGAGAGCCATGGCTACTCGATCCTCCTCACGAACTCGCTGCGAGAACCGGCGCTCGAGGCCAAGTACATCACCGTGCTCGAGCAGCGCAGCGTCGACGGCCTCATCCTCTCGCTCCAGTCCGAGTCGAGCCCGGACACCCTCGCGGCCCTGCGGCGCCTGCGTGTCCCCGCGGTCCTGCTCGACCGAGAGCTGCCCGGCTTCGACCTCGACGCCGTCGTCTTCGACCACGCGGCGGGCGTGCGCGACGCGGTCGCCTCCCTCCTCCGCCTCGGCCACCGGCACGTCGGCCTCGTCGTGGACTCCGCTCGCATCAGGGCGTCGCGGGAACGGCGCCGCGGGTTCCTGCGTGCCCACGAGGAGGCGGGCCTCGCACCCGCCGCCGGCGCCATCGTCGAGGTGGGGGTGTTCAGCCCCCGCGCCGCGCTCGAGGCTGCCCTCAGCCTGCTCGACGCGAAGCCGCCGCCGACGGCGATCGTGGCGGGCGACTCGCAGCTCGGCGTCGGCCTGCTCACCGCCCTGCACGAGCGCAGGCTGCGCCAGGGGATCGACGTCGACGTCGTCGTCTGCGACGACGTCGACCTGCTCGCCCTCATGGACCCGCCGATCAGCGTCGTCCAGCGCGACGCCGAGGAGATGGGGACGGTCGCAGCTCAGCTCCTCGTGAAGCGCCTCGCGGACGCCACCGCGCCGCCGATGGTCACGGTGCTGCCGACGCGCTTCATCCCACGCGGCTCGACCGGCCCAGCGAAGCGAGCCGGCACCTGA
- a CDS encoding PIN domain-containing protein: MTLTDAGPLIAIIDADEPDHDACRAALDRVALPLVTTWPAFTEAMYLLARAGGIRAQRALWRLVSTSRLIVADLSRSAVARTARLMDQYADLPMDLADATLVALAEERGLRRVFTLDADFHVYRFRGRQRFETIPAP, translated from the coding sequence GTGACCCTCACCGACGCCGGTCCGCTCATCGCGATCATCGACGCCGACGAACCCGACCACGATGCGTGCAGGGCCGCGCTCGACCGGGTGGCCCTTCCGCTCGTTACGACCTGGCCAGCGTTCACCGAAGCGATGTACCTGCTCGCTCGCGCCGGTGGGATTCGCGCGCAACGGGCGCTCTGGCGTCTCGTGTCGACCAGCCGACTTATCGTCGCAGACCTCTCACGATCGGCTGTCGCCAGGACCGCGAGGCTGATGGACCAGTACGCGGATCTCCCGATGGACCTTGCGGATGCCACGCTGGTCGCACTGGCCGAAGAACGCGGGTTGAGACGCGTCTTCACCCTTGACGCCGACTTCCATGTCTACCGCTTCCGCGGCCGGCAGCGCTTCGAGACGATCCCAGCACCCTGA
- a CDS encoding SDR family oxidoreductase yields MADGLLRGRRAIVTGGAGGIGSAIVAGLHVEGAAVAAIGRNPSVVAVAAGLPPSPMAVGVVADLADLAACEDGFRRAVEALGGLDILVTAHGHVLPQHSASADLADFERTMATNLTSVFRLSQLAYAEMEPRGGGKIIHIASMYAFLGGLRVAAYAASKGGVAQLTKSLAIEWAASGVNVNAVAPGYVRTGLNRHIWDDPERAGQVLARIPAGRWGEPTDVVGPVVFLASRLADYVHGVVLPVDGGYLAR; encoded by the coding sequence GTGGCAGACGGGCTGCTCCGGGGCAGGCGGGCCATCGTCACGGGCGGTGCCGGCGGCATCGGCTCGGCGATCGTCGCAGGCCTGCACGTCGAAGGCGCGGCGGTCGCCGCCATCGGGCGGAACCCGAGCGTGGTTGCCGTCGCCGCCGGCCTCCCGCCGAGCCCGATGGCTGTCGGCGTCGTGGCCGACCTGGCCGACCTGGCCGCGTGCGAAGACGGGTTCCGCCGGGCTGTCGAGGCGCTCGGGGGCCTCGACATCCTCGTCACCGCGCACGGCCACGTCCTGCCGCAGCACTCGGCCAGCGCCGACCTCGCGGACTTCGAGCGGACGATGGCGACGAACCTGACCTCCGTGTTCCGCCTCTCCCAGCTCGCCTACGCCGAGATGGAGCCCCGAGGCGGCGGGAAGATCATCCACATCGCCTCGATGTACGCCTTTCTCGGCGGCCTGCGGGTGGCCGCCTACGCGGCGAGCAAGGGCGGCGTGGCCCAGCTGACCAAGAGTCTCGCCATCGAGTGGGCCGCTTCCGGCGTGAACGTCAACGCCGTCGCTCCCGGCTACGTGCGCACCGGTCTCAACCGCCACATCTGGGACGACCCCGAGCGCGCCGGCCAGGTGCTCGCCCGCATCCCCGCGGGCAGGTGGGGCGAGCCGACAGACGTCGTCGGGCCGGTCGTCTTCCTCGCCTCGCGTCTTGCCGACTACGTCCACGGCGTCGTCCTTCCCGTCGACGGCGGCTACCTTGCCCGCTAG